Proteins from a genomic interval of Quercus lobata isolate SW786 chromosome 11, ValleyOak3.0 Primary Assembly, whole genome shotgun sequence:
- the LOC115967272 gene encoding auxin-binding protein ABP19a-like, translated as MMLPLFFIFCLFSSSHAAVQDFCVGDLTAPQGPAGYSCKNPSKVTVNDFVFSGLGTPGNTSNLIKAAVTPAFAAQFPGVNGLGISFGRLDFAPGGVVPFHTHPGGSEILVVVQGTILAGFVSSANTVYFKSLKKGDIMVFPQGLLHFQVNAGGSGAIAFVSFSSSSPGLQILDYALFGNNLPTELVAATTFLDTAQIKKLKGVLGGTG; from the coding sequence ATGATGCTtcccttattcttcattttttgtctCTTCAGCAGCTCCCATGCTGCTGTGCAAGACTTCTGTGTCGGTGACCTCACGGCTCCTCAAGGCCCTGCAGGCTACTCTTGCAAGAACCCTTCAAAGGTCACAGtgaatgattttgttttctctggCCTAGGCACTCCTGGTAACACCTCAAATCTTATTAAAGCCGCGGTGACTCCAGCATTCGCTGCGCAATTTCCTGGTGTCAATGGCCTTGGAATTTCTTTTGGTCGTTTAGACTTCGCACCTGGTGGAGTTGTGCCATTTCACACACATCCTGGAGGTTCAGAAATCTTAGTTGTTGTGCAAGGAACAATCCTTGCCGGGTTTGTTTCCTCAGCTAACACTGTTTACTTTAAATCCCTTAAGAAGGGTGACATTATGGTTTTCCCTCAAGGATTACTTCACTTCCAAGTAAATGCAGGAGGGTCTGGGGCTATTGCATTTGTTAGCTTCAGTAGTTCAAGCCCAGGTCTCCAAATTCTGGACTATGCTTTGTTTGGAAACAATTTACCTACTGAATTGGTAGCAGCAACTACTTTCCTTGACACAGCTCAGATTAAAAAGCTTAAAGGTGTTCTTGGTGGAACTGGTTAA